A region from the Janthinobacterium agaricidamnosum genome encodes:
- a CDS encoding heavy metal translocating P-type ATPase, whose product MPHDSHDHTHEHKHDHEHQHAPKAASCCSSQHACSSTPAAPSGPALPSAAIAGASTAKYRIANMDCPTEERLIRNKLANMAGVVGLDFNLMNRVLDVHHTLPALATVEAALHGIGMQAIPMEANAAVARDPNEGNLSGMQKGLLVVSGLAAAGAEALAWTTHEDSSPLVIALALLSIATGGWPTLKKGWIALKTFTLNINFLMSLAVFGAIAIGQWPEAAMVIFLFAIAELIEGLSLNRARNAVHSLMQLAPDTATVADASGAWQQVSVATVAIGATMRVKPGERIALDGVVASGESSVNQAPITGESMPVDKAVGDVVYAGTINERGLLDVTVTVNSGNSTLAKIVKVIEETQGKQAPTQRFVDNFARYYTPAVVVFAILVAVLPPLLLGQPFMAWVYKALVMLVIACPCALVISTPVTVVSGLTAAARRGILVKGGQFLETGYRIKAIAVDKTGTLTMGKPAVTDVVALDGSDRDTILLLAASLDANSAHPLAAAIVKAGPPAGSHLPVSQFAALHGRGVQGNIDGQTYYLGNARLMTELKVLTPALQAILARLEQQAYTAMVLATPAGALGVIAVADVLRPTAASAIARLNALGVTTVMLTGDNLLTAQRIAFDVGVSLVKAELLPENKLDEIKALQQEFGVVAMLGDGVNDAPALAQADIGFAMGAAGSDTAIETADVALMDDELGKLPEFISLSQRTRSILVQNISFAIGIKAVFFGLALAGMATLWMAVFADVGASLLVVANGLRLLRNNKQT is encoded by the coding sequence ATGCCGCACGATAGCCACGATCATACCCACGAGCACAAGCACGACCATGAGCATCAGCATGCACCCAAGGCGGCCAGTTGCTGTTCCAGCCAGCATGCGTGCTCGTCCACGCCTGCGGCCCCGTCTGGTCCAGCGCTGCCCAGCGCGGCCATCGCCGGCGCGAGCACGGCCAAATACCGCATCGCCAACATGGATTGCCCCACGGAAGAACGCTTGATCCGCAACAAGCTGGCGAATATGGCGGGCGTGGTGGGCCTCGATTTCAACCTGATGAACCGCGTGCTGGACGTGCACCACACCCTGCCCGCGCTGGCCACGGTGGAAGCGGCCCTGCACGGCATCGGCATGCAGGCCATTCCCATGGAAGCGAACGCTGCCGTTGCGCGTGACCCGAACGAAGGCAATCTGTCCGGCATGCAAAAAGGCTTGCTGGTCGTTTCCGGCCTGGCCGCAGCGGGCGCCGAAGCGCTGGCGTGGACCACGCATGAAGACAGTTCGCCCCTCGTCATCGCCCTGGCCCTGCTGTCGATCGCCACGGGCGGCTGGCCGACCCTGAAGAAGGGCTGGATTGCCCTGAAGACGTTCACCCTGAACATCAATTTCCTGATGAGCCTGGCAGTGTTTGGCGCCATCGCCATCGGCCAGTGGCCGGAAGCGGCCATGGTCATCTTCCTGTTCGCCATCGCCGAGCTGATCGAGGGCCTGTCCCTGAACCGCGCGCGCAACGCCGTGCACAGCCTGATGCAGCTGGCGCCGGACACGGCGACAGTGGCCGACGCCAGCGGCGCCTGGCAGCAAGTATCCGTCGCCACCGTGGCCATCGGCGCGACCATGCGCGTGAAACCGGGCGAGCGCATCGCCCTCGATGGCGTCGTGGCCAGCGGCGAATCGTCCGTCAACCAGGCGCCGATCACCGGTGAAAGCATGCCGGTGGACAAGGCCGTGGGCGACGTCGTGTATGCGGGCACCATCAATGAACGGGGTTTGCTCGACGTCACCGTGACGGTCAACAGCGGCAACAGCACTCTGGCCAAGATCGTCAAGGTGATCGAGGAAACCCAGGGCAAGCAGGCGCCCACGCAGCGCTTTGTCGACAATTTCGCCCGCTACTACACGCCTGCCGTGGTCGTCTTCGCCATCCTCGTGGCCGTGCTGCCGCCCTTGCTGCTGGGCCAGCCCTTCATGGCCTGGGTCTACAAGGCCTTGGTGATGCTGGTGATCGCCTGCCCTTGCGCGCTCGTCATTTCCACGCCCGTCACGGTGGTCAGCGGCCTGACGGCGGCCGCGCGGCGCGGCATTTTAGTGAAAGGCGGGCAATTCCTGGAAACGGGTTATCGGATCAAGGCCATTGCCGTCGACAAGACGGGCACCCTGACCATGGGCAAGCCGGCCGTCACGGATGTGGTGGCCCTGGATGGCAGCGACCGCGACACCATCCTGCTGCTGGCCGCCAGCCTGGACGCCAACTCGGCCCACCCGCTGGCCGCCGCCATCGTCAAGGCGGGTCCGCCCGCCGGCAGCCACTTGCCCGTCAGCCAGTTTGCCGCCCTGCATGGACGCGGCGTGCAAGGCAATATCGATGGCCAGACCTATTATCTGGGCAACGCGCGCCTGATGACGGAATTGAAAGTCTTGACGCCGGCACTGCAAGCGATTTTGGCACGGCTGGAACAGCAAGCCTACACGGCCATGGTGCTGGCCACCCCGGCCGGTGCGCTGGGCGTGATCGCCGTGGCCGACGTGCTGCGTCCGACGGCCGCGTCCGCCATTGCCCGCCTGAATGCGCTGGGCGTGACGACCGTCATGCTGACGGGAGACAATCTGCTGACGGCGCAGCGCATCGCGTTTGACGTCGGCGTGAGCCTGGTCAAGGCGGAATTGCTGCCGGAAAACAAGCTCGATGAAATCAAGGCCTTGCAGCAAGAGTTCGGCGTGGTGGCCATGCTGGGCGACGGCGTCAACGACGCCCCGGCCCTGGCGCAGGCGGACATCGGCTTTGCCATGGGCGCGGCCGGCAGCGACACGGCCATCGAAACGGCGGACGTGGCCCTGATGGATGATGAACTGGGCAAGTTGCCTGAATTCATCAGCCTGAGCCAGCGCACGCGCAGCATCCTCGTGCAAAACATCAGCTTTGCCATCGGCATCAAGGCCGTGTTCTTCGGCCTGGCCCTGGCCGGCATGGCGACCCTGTGGATGGCCGTGTTTGCCGACGTGGGCGCCAGCCTGCTGGTGGTGGCCAATGGCTTGCGCCTGTTGCGC
- the cadR gene encoding Cd(II)/Pb(II)-responsive transcriptional regulator → MRIGELAKRTDCDVETVRYYEKAGLLQEPGRNSAGYREYREEHQERLQFIRHCRSLQIGLTDIRALLEFKNNPAEGCQSVNELLDHHILRIAEQMANLQTLQQQLVTLRHQCDQPQPSQDCAILQNLSEAASGHDCACHTELPQSH, encoded by the coding sequence ATGCGTATCGGAGAACTGGCCAAACGGACAGATTGTGACGTGGAAACCGTGCGTTACTATGAAAAGGCGGGCTTGCTGCAGGAACCGGGGCGCAACAGCGCCGGCTACCGCGAATACCGCGAAGAACACCAGGAACGGCTGCAATTCATCCGCCATTGCCGCTCCTTGCAGATCGGCTTGACCGATATCCGCGCCTTGCTGGAATTTAAGAACAATCCGGCCGAAGGCTGCCAGAGCGTCAACGAATTGCTCGACCACCATATCCTGCGCATCGCCGAGCAGATGGCAAATTTGCAAACCCTGCAGCAGCAGCTTGTGACCTTGCGCCACCAGTGCGACCAGCCGCAGCCATCGCAAGACTGCGCGATTCTGCAAAACCTGTCCGAGGCGGCCAGCGGCCACGACTGCGCCTGCCATACCGAACTCCCACAATCCCATTGA
- a CDS encoding methyl-accepting chemotaxis protein, whose product MLIVPVVALACLLAMGALSYFAMQQNESRMRDLKDVTLTAERLANQQAIALGQVHADVYAKIAIAASLSDEQFKQFGAQTDRQLNAIAQGLKELKQFSGAATEAGQALPGVERYRASVAQALDLASMDPNTGVAAMQNAAGHYQQVSGQLRQVLLNLDHRTVDALQETKNAGQRAGWLSLGTMAVGFALLALIATWVARSVVRPIDEACRAAESLAAGDLTTRIDARSDDEVGKLSRALATVLKNWNTLLGEIRQAGSTITVEASEIALGNADLSARTESQAHSLQETASSMHALTDTVKENASHAHQANQMVLSTSNVALEGGRVVGQVVETMGSIKASSGRIVDIIAVIDGIAFQTNILALNAAVEAARAGEQGRGFAVVATEVRGLAQRSATAAREIKQLIEDSVARIETGSELADSAGRTMGDIVASVQQVTEIMNDITAASQRQSKGIEEVNNAITEMDELTQRNAALVEQSAAAAQSMQDQAHDLLRVVDAFRLGDGGPPLLPR is encoded by the coding sequence ATGTTGATCGTCCCGGTGGTCGCGCTGGCTTGCCTGCTGGCCATGGGGGCCTTGTCCTATTTCGCCATGCAGCAAAACGAAAGCCGCATGCGCGACTTGAAAGACGTGACCTTGACGGCCGAGCGGCTTGCCAACCAGCAAGCCATTGCCCTGGGTCAGGTACACGCCGACGTGTATGCGAAGATCGCCATCGCCGCCAGCCTGTCGGACGAACAGTTCAAGCAGTTCGGCGCGCAAACGGATCGCCAGCTCAATGCCATCGCGCAAGGCTTGAAGGAACTCAAGCAATTCTCGGGCGCCGCCACGGAAGCGGGCCAGGCGCTGCCCGGTGTCGAGCGCTACCGTGCCAGCGTGGCGCAGGCGCTGGACCTGGCCTCGATGGACCCGAATACGGGCGTGGCGGCGATGCAAAATGCCGCCGGGCACTACCAGCAAGTGAGCGGGCAACTGCGCCAGGTGCTGCTCAACCTCGACCACCGCACGGTCGACGCGCTGCAAGAGACAAAAAATGCGGGCCAGCGCGCCGGCTGGCTGTCGCTGGGCACCATGGCTGTCGGCTTTGCCCTGCTGGCCCTGATTGCCACCTGGGTGGCGCGCTCCGTCGTGCGCCCCATCGACGAGGCGTGCCGCGCCGCTGAAAGCCTGGCGGCCGGCGACCTGACCACGCGCATCGACGCCCGGAGCGACGATGAGGTCGGCAAGCTGTCGCGGGCGCTGGCTACCGTCTTGAAAAACTGGAACACTTTATTGGGCGAGATACGCCAGGCGGGCTCCACCATCACGGTAGAAGCGAGCGAAATCGCCCTCGGCAATGCGGACCTGTCGGCCCGTACGGAGTCGCAAGCGCATTCTTTGCAGGAAACAGCCTCGTCCATGCATGCGCTGACCGATACCGTGAAGGAAAACGCCAGCCATGCGCACCAGGCCAACCAGATGGTGCTGTCGACCTCAAACGTGGCGCTGGAAGGCGGCCGCGTCGTGGGCCAGGTGGTCGAGACGATGGGGTCGATCAAGGCCAGTTCCGGGCGCATCGTCGACATCATCGCCGTCATCGACGGCATTGCCTTCCAGACCAATATCCTCGCCTTGAACGCGGCCGTGGAAGCGGCGCGCGCGGGCGAACAGGGGCGCGGCTTCGCCGTCGTCGCCACGGAAGTGCGGGGCCTGGCGCAGCGCTCGGCCACGGCGGCGCGCGAAATCAAGCAGCTGATCGAGGATTCCGTTGCCAGAATAGAAACGGGCAGCGAGCTGGCCGACAGCGCCGGGCGCACCATGGGCGATATCGTCGCCTCCGTTCAGCAGGTGACGGAGATCATGAACGACATCACGGCGGCCAGCCAGCGCCAGAGCAAGGGCATCGAGGAAGTCAACAATGCCATCACGGAAATGGACGAATTGACCCAGCGCAATGCCGCCCTGGTCGAGCAATCGGCCGCCGCCGCGCAAAGCATGCAGGACCAGGCGCATGATTTATTGCGCGTGGTCGACGCCTTCCGCCTGGGCGACGGTGGCCCGCCGCTGCTGCCGCGTTAG
- a CDS encoding cache domain-containing protein → MPKFAPAICLSVMLAAGMLPCIASAAEGGATRADAEAMVKKGVSYIKSAGDAKAYGDITAKSPQFILHDLYLVVYKLDGTVVAHGANPKMVGKNLIELKDIDGKAFVKERVDLAKSKGTFWQEYKFTNPETKKIEPKVMYCEKLAETVVCGGIYL, encoded by the coding sequence ATGCCCAAGTTCGCCCCTGCCATTTGCCTGTCGGTCATGCTTGCCGCCGGCATGCTGCCCTGTATCGCCAGCGCTGCCGAAGGCGGCGCCACGCGCGCCGACGCGGAAGCCATGGTCAAGAAAGGCGTGTCCTACATCAAGAGCGCCGGCGACGCCAAGGCGTATGGCGACATCACGGCCAAGTCGCCGCAATTCATCCTGCACGACCTGTACCTGGTCGTCTATAAACTCGACGGGACGGTGGTTGCGCATGGCGCCAATCCGAAAATGGTCGGCAAGAACTTGATCGAGCTGAAGGATATCGATGGCAAGGCTTTCGTGAAGGAACGAGTCGACCTGGCCAAGAGCAAGGGCACGTTCTGGCAGGAATACAAATTCACGAATCCGGAAACCAAGAAGATCGAGCCGAAGGTAATGTATTGCGAGAAACTCGCCGAGACCGTCGTCTGCGGCGGCATCTACCTGTAG
- a CDS encoding DUF4142 domain-containing protein, whose protein sequence is MPIPTTSSRAPSFKSVAIGAAVALLSGIAINSIAAAAPGAYDKQFLSKAADAGSTEIAASKVAQSKSSNAEVKKFADAMVTDHTKVADELKQLASSKQIEISDQPGKKHRAQIDKLSRLEGAQFDKEYAATIGVAAHKEAVKLFTDASQKASDPDIKAFAAKTLPALQHHLDMANTLHTAVGK, encoded by the coding sequence ATGCCTATCCCGACCACCAGCTCCCGTGCCCCGTCCTTCAAAAGCGTGGCAATCGGCGCCGCCGTTGCCTTATTGAGCGGCATCGCCATCAACAGCATCGCCGCCGCGGCGCCGGGCGCGTACGACAAGCAATTCCTCAGCAAGGCCGCCGACGCTGGCAGCACGGAAATTGCCGCCAGCAAAGTCGCGCAAAGCAAGAGCAGCAATGCGGAAGTGAAGAAATTCGCCGATGCCATGGTCACCGATCACACGAAAGTGGCGGATGAGCTGAAACAGCTGGCCAGCAGCAAGCAGATCGAGATCAGCGACCAGCCCGGCAAGAAGCACCGGGCGCAGATCGACAAGCTGAGCCGCCTGGAAGGCGCGCAGTTTGACAAGGAATATGCGGCCACCATCGGCGTGGCGGCGCACAAGGAGGCGGTGAAACTGTTCACGGATGCCAGCCAGAAGGCGAGCGATCCCGACATCAAGGCCTTTGCCGCGAAGACCTTGCCAGCGTTGCAACATCATCTGGACATGGCCAATACCCTGCACACGGCGGTGGGCAAATAG
- a CDS encoding SMI1/KNR4 family protein — translation MTYYTQYRHLALEGAKPAPTAQQLAAIEALLEAPLPPAFLAFLQVANGAWFDYTCDVPDGNGGVEKMGFNTFFSADEGDFCDETLVGEIRAARKHTDMPVRILPFARDGGNSMVYLDLTEEGGGRVLAYVQELPEWTGKRAHGLMELAPSFDAWLDSLYIDRDTVLDELEHSVSEPSHLDAMAEWLDIGMPAWRRDAGIAALFALKQVELCANEQD, via the coding sequence ATGACTTATTACACGCAATACCGCCACCTGGCGCTCGAGGGCGCCAAGCCCGCCCCCACGGCGCAGCAGCTCGCCGCCATCGAAGCCCTGCTGGAAGCGCCGTTGCCGCCCGCCTTCCTGGCGTTCTTGCAAGTGGCCAACGGCGCCTGGTTTGATTACACCTGCGATGTGCCGGACGGCAATGGCGGCGTGGAAAAAATGGGCTTCAATACCTTTTTCAGCGCCGACGAAGGCGATTTCTGCGACGAAACCTTGGTCGGCGAAATCCGCGCCGCGCGCAAGCATACGGACATGCCGGTGCGCATCCTGCCGTTCGCCCGCGATGGCGGCAATTCCATGGTTTATCTGGATCTGACGGAGGAAGGCGGCGGCCGCGTGCTGGCCTATGTGCAGGAGTTGCCGGAGTGGACGGGCAAGCGCGCCCATGGCCTGATGGAACTGGCGCCTTCATTCGACGCGTGGCTGGATAGCCTGTATATCGACCGCGACACGGTGCTTGACGAACTCGAACACAGCGTCTCGGAACCGTCGCACCTGGACGCGATGGCGGAATGGCTCGATATCGGCATGCCCGCGTGGCGCCGCGATGCCGGTATTGCCGCCTTATTTGCCCTGAAGCAAGTCGAACTGTGCGCTAACGAACAGGACTAA
- a CDS encoding MerR family transcriptional regulator, translating to MRIGEITRLTGVSKDTVRFYERQGLLDEAPQPGLTNNYKEYSAQALRRIELIGHAKALGFTLKEIAEVIAVWQENALDAQTKRAMLETKIAQIDDKARSMAVLRAGLVDALAKVETGCKDSVAAAGNYKDNQ from the coding sequence ATGCGTATCGGAGAAATCACCCGCCTGACGGGCGTCAGCAAGGATACGGTGCGCTTTTACGAGCGCCAGGGGCTGCTGGACGAAGCGCCGCAGCCGGGCCTGACGAATAACTACAAGGAATATTCGGCGCAAGCCTTGCGCCGCATCGAGCTGATCGGCCACGCCAAGGCGCTGGGCTTTACCTTGAAGGAAATCGCCGAGGTCATTGCCGTATGGCAGGAAAATGCGCTCGATGCGCAAACCAAGCGGGCCATGCTGGAAACGAAAATCGCGCAGATCGACGACAAGGCCCGCTCGATGGCCGTGCTGCGGGCCGGACTCGTCGATGCGCTGGCCAAGGTGGAGACGGGCTGCAAGGATAGCGTGGCGGCCGCAGGAAACTACAAGGATAATCAATGA
- a CDS encoding SDR family NAD(P)-dependent oxidoreductase, which translates to MTAINYTNQTVLITGASSGIGRVFAETLAARGAHLLLLARSGAVLDSLAKELSQRHGIRAHALVADLSLPGAAAQAHAQACALGMPPDVLINNAGFATHGRFENIALARQVDEVTVNCTALMEMTHCALPHMLAQKRGAIINVASTAALQPDPYMAVYGASKAFVLSFSEALWAENRSRGVRMLGLCPGATDTAFFDVVAAPEAAVGQRMDPQTVVDEALRALDRGRSSHVAGRPNRLLAWLPRLLPRQTVLGIVEGMLKPKAA; encoded by the coding sequence ATGACCGCCATCAACTACACCAACCAGACCGTGCTGATCACGGGCGCCTCGTCCGGCATCGGCCGCGTCTTTGCGGAAACCCTGGCCGCGCGCGGCGCCCATTTGCTGCTGCTGGCCCGCTCCGGCGCCGTGCTCGACAGCCTGGCCAAGGAACTGTCCCAGCGCCACGGCATCCGCGCCCACGCGCTGGTGGCCGACCTGAGCCTGCCTGGCGCCGCCGCACAAGCCCATGCGCAGGCTTGCGCGCTGGGCATGCCGCCCGACGTGCTGATCAATAACGCGGGTTTCGCCACGCATGGCCGCTTCGAAAACATCGCCCTGGCGCGGCAAGTCGATGAAGTGACCGTCAATTGCACGGCCCTGATGGAAATGACGCACTGCGCCTTGCCGCACATGCTGGCGCAAAAGCGGGGCGCCATCATCAACGTGGCGTCCACGGCGGCCCTGCAGCCCGATCCCTATATGGCGGTCTACGGCGCCAGCAAGGCTTTCGTGCTGTCGTTCTCGGAAGCGCTGTGGGCGGAAAACCGCAGCCGCGGCGTGCGCATGCTGGGCTTGTGCCCGGGCGCCACGGACACGGCTTTCTTCGACGTCGTGGCCGCGCCGGAGGCAGCCGTGGGCCAGCGCATGGATCCTCAAACGGTCGTCGACGAAGCGCTGCGCGCGCTGGACCGGGGCCGCAGCAGCCACGTGGCGGGCCGCCCGAACCGGCTGCTGGCCTGGCTGCCGCGCTTGCTGCCGCGCCAGACCGTGCTGGGCATCGTGGAAGGCATGCTCAAGCCGAAGGCGGCCTAG